DNA from Campylobacter concisus:
TCTTTTACCTAGTTGTAAATTCAGGCTCGACTGATGAGAGAGAGGGCGAGCAGGGGCTTGCGCACTTTTTGGAGCACATGGCGTTTAATGGCAGTCGCGACTTTAGCAAAAATGAGCTCATTAAACAGCTTGAGAGCCTTGGGGTCAAATTTGGCGCTGATCTAAACGCACAAACCAGCTACGATCAGACGAGCTACACGCTAAGCATAAATGTAAATGATAAAAATTTAAAGGACGTTTTCAAGGTCTTTTCAAACTGGATCGATGGCGTAAAGATCGATGCAGGCGAGCTTGATAAGGAGCGTGGCGTCATAATGGAAGAGGAGCGCCAGCGAAACACGCCAGCTTATAGGCTCTATCTTGCCCAAAGTAAGGATATCTTTGCAGGTAGCATCTATCAAAAAAGAGTGCCAATAGGCGACATGAACGTGATAAAAAGCGTGGATGCTAAGCACATGCAAGAGTTTTACGAGAGGCTTTATCAGCCAAGATTTATGAGCTTTGTGGCAGTTGGCGACTTTGATAAAAACGAGATAAAAACTCTGATAGAAAAAAGCTTTAGCGCAGCAAAAAATAGCAACTATTACGCTCATCCAGACAAAAGTATCGCTTTTAAAGATGGGCTAAACGTCTTTAACTACGACGCAAACGAGACGGCGGCTCAGTTTGTAAGACTTAGCTTTTTTGATAAATTTAAGCCAGTCTTGGATGAGGCTGATGTGAAGAGAAATTTAAAAGATGCGCTAATAGCTAGCCTTATAAATATGCTTTATGAGCAAAAAAATGCAAATAATTCATCAAATTTAAGCGTTGATTTTATGGCGCAAACGCTTCAAGCAAAGCAAAAAATTTATAGCTTTGAGGCAAATGTGATCGGAGATGATTTTAACGCTAGCCTTAAAGATATGTTAAGCGTTTTAAAGGGCATTGAGAAATTTGGCTTTAACAAAGGCGACTTTGCCGATGTTAAAAAGGCGTTTGTGGCAAACGTGGAGACTAAATTTAAACGCTCAAAAACTAAAAAATCAAGCGTTTATGCAGGTGAAATTTTAAATATGATCGAAAATGGCGGCTTTGTGCTAAGCGATGAAGATAGCAAAAACCTTAGCCTAAAGCTCTTAAATGAGATCACGCTAGAGGATGTTAATGCGAGATTTAGGCAAATTTTAGCCATACCTGATGAGCGCGTGAGGGTCTTTAGTAAAGATGGCTTTAAGCTTAGCAAAGATGCCTTTTTAAAGCTAAAGGATGAGGCAAAACCTTACGATACAAATTTAGCTAACGTGAGCCTAAATAAGAGCCTTGGCAATGAAAATTTAGAGCCAAAAGATACCCTTTCTAGTGAATTTGACCAAAAGCATGGCATCTACACTTATAAGCTGCCAAATGGCTCGCAAGTCATCTTTAAGCCACTAGCTACCAAAAAAGATAGCATTTTGTTTGCAGCCATTAGCAAGGGTGGCACTTCAGATCTAGCTGATCCTAAGCTTGGTGGTTTTGCGGTTGCGCTCACAAATGAAAGTGGCGTTGGCAAATTTAACAACTACGAGCTTTCAAAGGTGCTAAACGACAAGATAGTAAGCTACGAAAAGAGCATAGAGGCGCTTACACAGGGCTTTTACGGCTCTTCAAGCAGTGGTGATCTTAGCTCGCTGCTAGCTGTTATAAATTTAGAGTTTAGCTCTCCAAGAGCCGACGCAAACGTGCTTGAGAGGATAAAACAAAGAGCAAAAGATGAGCTAGCTAAAGAGCAAAATTTACCTGAATATAAATTTAGCACCGAGTTTAGCAAATTTTTTTACGAAAACAACAAGCGTGTAGCGCCCATTGAGATGGCTCAGATCGACGCGCTAAAGCTAAATGAGCTAAAAAAGGTCATCAAAGATAAATTTACAAACGCAGCCTCATACACCTTTGTAATCATTGGCGACACCGACGAGCAGAGGCTTTTGCCACTTGTTAAAAAGTATATCGCCACCTTGCCAAAGCTTGGCGAGGCTGAAAATTTTAAAGATGATGGCGTGCGAAGTATCAAAGGGCAGCACACCTTTAAAAGAGAGTATCAAAGCACAAAAAGAAGCGATGTGAGCGTGGATATAATAAATTTAGATACAAAATACAGCTTCAAAGAGGTGGTCAAGCTAAGAGCGCTAAGCTCAGTCTTAAAAACGGCGCTTCGTGAAAAGATCAGAGAGGACAAGGGGCAAACATACGGCTTTAGCCTAAACGCCAAGCTCTCACGCTATCCGTATGAGCACTCAAAGGCGGTGATCGGCTTTACTTGCGACCCTGCAAACACGGACAAGATCATCGCCGAGATAAAGGAGATAATAGCTAACATCAAGCGCAGTGGCGCGCTCTTGCCAAAACATTTGGAGGATTTTAAGGCGCAAAGTGAAATCTCTATAAAAAAAGACTATGAAAAGCCTGAGTTTTGGCAAAATCTCATCATCTCAAATAAAATTTTTAACACGCCACTTTATACGGCTGATGAGTATATAGATGCGGTTAAAGCGGTCACAAATGACGATATCAAAGAGGCTGCTAGGCTATATCTTGATGAGAAAAATATGGTGATAAGTATAAATAATCCGAAGTAGAAATTTTGGGGGCAGCTGGCTTTTTAAATTTAAGACTAAGTAGAAATTTAGAGAGCTAAATCAGTCCCCAGAAATCTAAGCCCAGGCAGAAATTTGAGAAGTCAAACTGGCTTTTTAAATTTAATATAGAAATAGAAATTTAGCGCGCTAAGCCAGCCCCAAAATTTAAACCTAAAGCTAAGCCAGTATATCCTTTGGTTTTATCTTGTTTAGCTTTTGCACCAGATCATCAAAGCTTGCGCCGTTTTCGACCTCACGCCTGATAAATTCCTCAAAAAACTCGCGTTTTATATCTTTATCCGTGTAGGTCACGCTCTTTTTGGTAACTTGCATAGGCTTAAATTTCTCTTCTTCTATATCCTCATCACCATCTTCCCTAACTGGCACAAGAGCGATATTTTGCAGCACATCAGCGATATTTTCGCCCTTTTCATAACTTGTTTTTAGAAATTTCAAAAACTCATCTTTGCTGTTTTTATCAGCGTAGCTTACACGCTGTGGCATCGCTTGACCTAAGATCTCTATGCGCTTCTTAGCCGATGTTTGCTCGTAAGAGAGAGCCCCGTCTTTAAAAGAAATTTTCACATTTGCATGCTCACCAAGTATCCTTTCGGCGGTAAATTCCAGCCATTTGTCTTTAAAATCGTCGATACTTAGATCAGAGTCTAGTAAATTTGTAGCCTCACGACTTAGATGAAGTGTGCCATTGTCGTGATTGTTGATTAGAGCGCCAAGAGTATTGGTAACGTTAGTAGATATTTTGTAGGTTTTGTTAAACTCATCTACGCTAAAGCCATTTTTCTCGCTAGTTAGGATAGAATTTAACCTCCAAAGCTTCGTGCTATCAACGAAATTTTTAAGGCTAGCAACTTCATCTTTACCCATAGAGCTATCAAGCCCGTTCATCTTGCCCCAGATAGAAATTTTATCATTTGACGAGTAGCCAGAGAGCGATAGATGCTTGATGTCTAGGGCATTGGGAGAAATTTTTACTTTGCCTAAATTTGCGATAGTCGTTGGCTGCTTATTAAAAGCGTCTTGATAGTTAAAGCTTTGATTAAGTCCATTTAGCGCATTTATCATGTCAAATCCTTTAACACTATATCGGCAAATGGATTTAAATTTTAAGTTGGATTATTTTTTATTGCGGTATTTTTCGAAAATGGCGATCATCTGGTGCGAGTCTTGCGCGACTTTGAGCTTGTTTGGGTTTTTGCTAAGCAGCTCTTCTCTTAAAGCGTCGATGAACTCCTTGTCCTTTTTGCAGGCTTCAAGGCTCACACGTCCTCTAAGTATAGCCATAAAAATAACATCGGCAGTCGCGTTTATCATCTCAAGCATCTTTTCTTCGCTCATTTTTCTAAATTTTGCCCCTTTTTAAGCAAATATTATTCCTTTACGCTTACAAAATTTATTATTTTCACCTCTTGGCTCTCTTTGCAAGCCTCCAGAGCAGCTGCGTTTTTCACCATGTGAGCGCTCTTCATGTGCTCTTTTTGGCTCTCTAAATTTTCCCAGCTCTCCATAAAGCAGTATTCGCTTTTAGAGCCCGCAACCACGCCACACTCGTAGCTTATGCAGCCTTTGTCTTTTCTAGAAGCTGGCACGATCTCTTTTAAAATCTCTTCAAATTTTGCCTCACATCCAGCTTTTAACTTTACATTTACATAAAATCCTACCATTTGCCTATCCTTTAATATTTTTTGGCTAAAATAACGCAATTTAGACGCAAGTTTGCGTATTACATTACAAGGCCTTTTCATGACTAGATGATACAAAATACTAAATTTATAACTCATAAAACTAACCAAAAACAGTAAATTTAACTAAAATCGG
Protein-coding regions in this window:
- a CDS encoding M16 family metallopeptidase encodes the protein MRKILLFLCLVLSLNALQNDKDMLSGELENGLKYYIKENKFPQNTAIFYLVVNSGSTDEREGEQGLAHFLEHMAFNGSRDFSKNELIKQLESLGVKFGADLNAQTSYDQTSYTLSINVNDKNLKDVFKVFSNWIDGVKIDAGELDKERGVIMEEERQRNTPAYRLYLAQSKDIFAGSIYQKRVPIGDMNVIKSVDAKHMQEFYERLYQPRFMSFVAVGDFDKNEIKTLIEKSFSAAKNSNYYAHPDKSIAFKDGLNVFNYDANETAAQFVRLSFFDKFKPVLDEADVKRNLKDALIASLINMLYEQKNANNSSNLSVDFMAQTLQAKQKIYSFEANVIGDDFNASLKDMLSVLKGIEKFGFNKGDFADVKKAFVANVETKFKRSKTKKSSVYAGEILNMIENGGFVLSDEDSKNLSLKLLNEITLEDVNARFRQILAIPDERVRVFSKDGFKLSKDAFLKLKDEAKPYDTNLANVSLNKSLGNENLEPKDTLSSEFDQKHGIYTYKLPNGSQVIFKPLATKKDSILFAAISKGGTSDLADPKLGGFAVALTNESGVGKFNNYELSKVLNDKIVSYEKSIEALTQGFYGSSSSGDLSSLLAVINLEFSSPRADANVLERIKQRAKDELAKEQNLPEYKFSTEFSKFFYENNKRVAPIEMAQIDALKLNELKKVIKDKFTNAASYTFVIIGDTDEQRLLPLVKKYIATLPKLGEAENFKDDGVRSIKGQHTFKREYQSTKRSDVSVDIINLDTKYSFKEVVKLRALSSVLKTALREKIREDKGQTYGFSLNAKLSRYPYEHSKAVIGFTCDPANTDKIIAEIKEIIANIKRSGALLPKHLEDFKAQSEISIKKDYEKPEFWQNLIISNKIFNTPLYTADEYIDAVKAVTNDDIKEAARLYLDEKNMVISINNPK
- a CDS encoding nicotinate phosphoribosyltransferase yields the protein MSEEKMLEMINATADVIFMAILRGRVSLEACKKDKEFIDALREELLSKNPNKLKVAQDSHQMIAIFEKYRNKK
- a CDS encoding putative quinol monooxygenase — protein: MVGFYVNVKLKAGCEAKFEEILKEIVPASRKDKGCISYECGVVAGSKSEYCFMESWENLESQKEHMKSAHMVKNAAALEACKESQEVKIINFVSVKE